TGAGGTTTATAGTTTTTTTGTTCTAGAAAAATAGATTCTGCATTTCATGATTGATCGTCCCGAACAATCTGTTGGAGATGTAAAGTAAATAAGTCTTAAGCAAACATCTTTCTTAGAAATACGTTTCATTCATATGATAGAATATCGAGTTAAAGAAATTGGATCCTTGCTGAGCTTTCTCCGGATAAATACAATACTTATCTATCCATAGAATACTTATCTATCCATAGGTATAAAGTATAGACTATTATATAGTTCCCGTTGTTCCCATCGAGCCAATGACTATTCATGATTACATATTAAATCAATTCCATTGCGGTTTGAAATTAAATTGAATTCTAAATTAGAGGAATGTTATGGTAAAACTTCGTTTGAAACGATGTGGTAGAAAGCAACGTGCGACTTGAAGGACATGATCCGCTGTGGATTTTTACATCCACCATTTTCTATACAAATGAAGATGCTCTTGGCTCGACATAGTTTGTTCTGTTCCATTAGGAATCTAATTTTTCTTAGGTTGATAGTACATGATGGAGCTCGAGCGGAAAGGATTGATTCATTTATCAAGGGGAAGAATCTAGGGTTAGTgccaatcaatcaataagttagacCAGCTTTGTAAGtatatccttaaaatataaaataatcggaattgataaaactatttcgatcaaaaaaaagtGTATCACAGAGGAATCAATTCTTCGTATTCTATTTCTATGGGTATTCTATTTctatagaaagaaataaaaaaaacaaaaggtatGTTGCTGCCCTTTTGAAAGGAGTAAGGATCACCGAAGTAATGTCTAAACCCAATGATTTTACAAAGCAAAGATAAAGGATTCCGAAACAAGGAAACACTATTTTCAATTGTCTCAAAAATTGGATCAGAATTAGGAATAAAAATAGATTCGAGATGAGACAAACAAAAGAGGTTAGAGACGGCTCAAGAAATGTCTAAGGATTTCccttcgaattctgtcagaattacccaacttgagttatgagtacgaatgaaatttatttttttttttttttttaggaagaacaaaataataataatgaattagactatgatttgagtcattattttgtgtttactatttgatattatatacagaaagatataccgaaataaaaataattttttctcgagCTCGAGCCGTATGAGGAGAAAAACCTCCTATACGTTTCTGGGGGGGGATTGTTTATGTACATCTATCCCAATGAGCCATCTATCGAATCGTTGCAATTGATGTTCGATcccgaagagaaggaagagatttTCGAAAAGTGGGTTTTTATGATCcgataaagaatcaaacttatttaaACGTTCCCGCTATTCTATATTTCCTTGAAAAGGGCGCTCAACCTACAGGAactgtttatgatattttaagtaaggcagaattttttaaagaaaaaacctcgagttaattaaaagaaaaaacaacaaaattaataaaaaaggggggagatgattaatataaaatctatctttgtataattttttacttacaattttttacctaaaattttcccttttcttgctctattcatacttaaatttacttttttcttgttataggaatccaccaacaaacaagggattaatcttgcttattgtacctctattgattgagtaaacccgagattttttctttatcttttccttatttttttccatcaaaatttcttatttatgttgtgccaacccaatacaaatccttattttatttactttatttgttatttgttttctcaacattgcattcatattgacaatggtgtatcgaacaaatataattgatcatagataaattaattgatcatagataaataaatctctttatccagaccccatattgggttttaacttcacttttactcaaataatgggttttgcattgttgggtttactgtcatataagacgtattttggaatttaacttaacaaaaataaaaaattgataaaaaactggtaggtctgtcacaattttagcatctcttttaggaatctggtgtttttaaatatgatctgtacattttctatttattttgtataatcgatcataaaacataaaatatttttttatttattattagttcaATGTTTTGATGGGGTCGTGCAGTgcaatttaatggatttttcatttttatcgtatctacatatcctatttattttattttattcgggTTGCTAACTCAACGGTAGAGTACTCGGCTTTTAAGTGCGACTATGATCTTTTACACATTTTGATGAAGCAACAAATTCGTCCAGACTATTGGTAGAGTCTATAAGACCACGACTGATCCTCAAGGGTAATGAATGGAAAAAGTAGCATgtcgtaataaaaaaaatttcttattttattaaatattttattaaaaaattacaaattcaaatgaaagtggaacttttagtttatccttactggatcgctacaaaaataaaaaatttttggaagggaaggGGACAAAACAAATTCACATTTACAGTTGGGTCTAGTGAATAAATGGATAGAGCCTATGGTTCCAATTTTGGTAAAACAAAAAGCAACGAGCTTATGTTCTTAATTTGAATTGAACGATTACCCGATCTAATTAGACGTTAAAAATAGATTAGTGCCTTATACGGGAAAGGGTGAGTTCTCCTGTGGGTGGACCattgattctttttcctttttttttaataaatcctaaCTATTCTTTATTATGGATTAGAAACGGATGTGTAGAAGAAACAGTATACTGATAAAGAGAATAAATTCCAAAGTCAAAAGAGCGATCGGGTTGCAAAAATAAAGGGTTTGTTATCCTCTTGTAATTATAACGAAGATAAACAACGAAGATAAACCAATTCgatagaaaaagagaataaaaagatctattgattggactccctgtttccttttcggggtatatatttttattactattGTATTCTATATACATAATAGAATACAAAATACCCTGTTTTGACCATATTGCACTATGTATCATTTGATAACCCAATAAATGCCTCCTACCCCTGCTTCAAGTGGAAATGTAAATGGAAGAATTACAAGGATATTTAGAAAAAGATAGATCTCGGCAACAATACTTTCTATATCCACTTCTTTTTCAGGAGTATATTTACGTATTTGCTTATGATCAGGGTTTAAATAGTTCAATTTTTTATGAACCCGTGAATTTTGGGGGTTATGGCAATAAATTTAGTTCAGTACTTGTGAAACGTTTAATTATTCGAAtgtatcaacaaaattatttgatttattcggttaatgattcttaccaaaatcgattcgttgggcacaacaattatttttattcccattttttttctcagatgatatcagaaggttttgcagtcattgtggaaattccattctcgctgcaattagtatcttcccttgaagaaaaaaaaataccaaaatctcataatttacaatctattcattcaatatttccttttttagaggataaattatcgcatttaaattatctgtcagatatactaatacctcatcccatccatatggaaatcctggtccaaatccttcaatcctgtatccaggatgttccctctttgcatttattgcggttctttctctacgaatattataattggaatagtctcattactccgaagaaatctatttatgttttttcaaaagaaaataaaagactattttggttcttatataattcttatgtatctgaatgtgaatttgtattagtttttcttcgtaaacaatcttcttatttacgattaacatcttttggagcctttcttgaacgaacacatttttatggaaaaatagaacatcttgtagtgtgccgaaatttttttcagaagactttatgggtcttcaaagatccttccatgcactatgttcgatatcaaggaaaagcgattctgggttcaaggggaactcattttctgatgaagaaatggaaatgccactttgtaaatttctggcaatattattttcatttttggtctcaaccgtacaggatccatataaaccaattatcaaactattctttctattttctgggttatctttcaagtgtactaataaattcttcggcggtaaggaatcaaatgctagagaattcatttctaatggatatttttactaagaaatttgataccatagtcccaattattcctcttgttcgatcattgtctaaagctaaattttgtaccgtatccgggcatcctattagtaagccgatttggaccgatttatcagattgtgatattattaatcgatttggccggatatgtagaaatctttctcactatcatagtggatcctcaaaaaaacagagtttgtatcgaatgaagtatatacttcgactttcgtgtgctagaactttggcccgtaaacataaaagtacagtacgcagttttttgcaaagattaagttcgggattattagaagaattctttacggaagaagaacaagttctttctttgatcttccccaaaataacttctttttatttacatggatcatatagagaacgtatttggtatttggatattatccgtatcaatgacctggtaaataatttataataaaattaggcataaaacaatacaatagaaatagaagatataatagaaatgatctatagatatagagatcaagagaaaaaaatattcacgaattctcattctgaaatgctcatgctcattctgaaatgctcatgtaagtagtgtagtggttgaatcaactgagtagtcaaaattcttatactttcttcttttttctcgggatgttttttatatgtatacatagggaaagtcgtgtgcaatgaaaaatgcaagcacggtttggggagggattttttcctctattgtaacaaggaaaaattatctactccatccgactagttccgggttcgagtcccgggcaacccatacggaaaatagaaaaataaatctttcttttctacttttctattttaattcacttcatttacaaatttaattcatttcatttacaaattttgatgtatttagtcgtagatatttggtgtatttagtcgtagatagataagatagatatctgtctgttctgttgagattggttgacattgacatataagtcatgctatactgTTAAATAACAAGTCTTCTATTATCTATCTCATTTCTAGTTATAGTTAATACGTGTGCTTGGGAGTCCTTAAAAATTGAATAAACCAAGATCTTACCATGACTGCAATTTTAGAGAGACGCGAAAGTACAAGCCTATGGGGTCGTTTCTGCAACTGGATAACCAGCACTGAAAACCGTCTTTATATTGGGtggttcggtgttttgatgatccctaccttattgaccgcaacttctgtatttattatcgccttcattgctgctcctccagtagatattgatggtattcgtgaacctgtttctggttctctactttatgGAAATAATATTATCTCTGGTGCTATTATTCCTACTTCTGCAGCTATAGGTTTACATTTTTACCCAATCTGGGAAGCAGCATCTGTTGATGAGTGGTTATACAATGGTGGTCCTTATGAGCTAATTGTTCTACACTTCTTACTTGGTGTAGCTTGTTACATGGGTCGTGAGTGGGAACTTAGTTTCCGTCTGGGTATGCGTCCTTGGATTGCTGTTGCATATTCAGCTCCTGTTGCAGCTGCTACTGCTGTTTTCTTGATCTACCCTATTGGTCAAGGAAGTTTCTCTGATGGTATGCCTTTAGGAATATCTGGTACTTtcaacttcatgattgtattccaggcaGAACACAACATCCTTATGCATCCATTTCACATGTTAGGTGTAGCTGGTGTA
This region of Musa acuminata AAA Group cultivar baxijiao unplaced genomic scaffold, Cavendish_Baxijiao_AAA HiC_scaffold_718, whole genome shotgun sequence genomic DNA includes:
- the LOC135663442 gene encoding photosystem II protein D1, translated to MTAILERRESTSLWGRFCNWITSTENRLYIGWFGVLMIPTLLTATSVFIIAFIAAPPVDIDGIREPVSGSLLYGNNIISGAIIPTSAAIGLHFYPIWEAASVDEWLYNGGPYELIVLHFLLGVACYMGREWELSFRLGMRPWIAVAYSAPVAAATAVFLIYPIGQGSFSDGMPLGISGTFNFMIVFQAEHNILMHPFHMLGVAGVFGGSLFSAMHGSLVTSSLIRETTENESANAGYRFGQEEETYNIVAAHGYFGRLIFQYASFNNSRSLHFFLAAWPVIGIWFTSLGISTMAFNLNGFNFNQSVVDSQGRVINTWADIINRANLGMEVMHERNAHNFPLDLAAVEVSSTNG